From the genome of Vigna angularis cultivar LongXiaoDou No.4 chromosome 11, ASM1680809v1, whole genome shotgun sequence, one region includes:
- the LOC108332890 gene encoding protein DETOXIFICATION 40 → MGSVETEPLLSGFSAGEETPRSNSKHVSDGELERILTDDTLPFLHRLGAAFWVEFKLLFFLAAPAVFVYVVNYVMSMSTQMFSGHLGNLELAASSLGNTGIQLLAYGLMLGMGSAVETLCGQAYGAQKFGMLGIYMQRSTVLLSLAGILMTVVYVFSEPILLFLGESAEIAAAAALFVYGLIPQIFAYAVNFPIQKFMQAQSIVAPSAYISAGALVLHLVLSWLVVYKIGLGLLGASLTLSLSWWIIVIAQFVYIVKSPKCKQTWQGFTLQAFSGLPSFFKLSAASAVMLCLETWYFQILVLLAGLLPQPELALDSLSVCTTLSGWFNMISVGFQAAASVRVGNELGAGNPKSASFSVVVVTAISFIISAIIAIVILVLRDVISYAFTGGEVVAAAVSDLCPLLALCIVLNGVQPVLSGVAVGCGWQAFVAYVNVGCYYGVGLPLGAVLGFYFDYGAKGIWLGMLGGTAMQTVILLWVTFRTNWNKEVEEAAKRLSKWEDKKEEALD, encoded by the exons ATGGGTTCGGTGGAGACGGAACCGCTCTTGTCAGGGTTTTCTGCAGGGGAAGAAACTCCTCGCTCAAATTCCAAGCACGTGTCCGATGGGGAACTTGAGAGAATTCTCACAGACGACACCCTCCCTTTCCTCCACCGTCTCGGGGCCGCCTTTTGGGTGGAGTTCAAGCTCCTCTTCTTCCTCGCCGCCCCTGCTGTGTTTGTCTACGTCGTCAACTACGTCATGTCCATGTCCACGCAAATGTTCTCCGGTCACCTCGGTAATCTTGAACTCGCCGCCTCCTCCCTCGGCAACACCGGCATCCAACTCTTAGCTTATGGCCTCATG TTAGGCATGGGGAGTGCAGTTGAGACGCTGTGCGGACAAGCATACGGTGCGCAGAAGTTCGGGATGCTAGGTATATACATGCAGCGCTCAACGGTGCTTCTTTCATTGGCCGGCATCCTTATGACCGTCGTATACGTCTTCAGTGAGCCAATTTTACTCTTCCTCGGCGAGTCCGCGGAAATTGCTGCGGCAGCGGCGCTTTTCGTGTACGGTTTGATTCCTCAGATCTTCGCGTACGCGGTGAACTTCCCTATCCAGAAGTTTATGCAGGCGCAGAGCATAGTGGCGCCGAGCGCATACATCTCAGCGGGGGCGTTAGTGTTGCATCTGGTGCTGAGCTGGTTGGTGGTGTACAAGATTGGGTTGGGACTCTTGGGAGCGTCACTGACGCTGAGCCTGTCGTGGTGGATCATCGTGATTGCTCAGTTCGTGTACATCGTGAAGAGCCCGAAGTGCAAGCAGACGTGGCAGGGGTTCACGTTGCAGGCTTTTTCCGGGTTACCGTCGTTCTTCAAGCTGTCTGCTGCTTCCGCCGTTATGCTGTGTTTGGAGACGTGGTATTTTCAAATTCTGGTGCTGCTCGCAGGCCTGCTTCCTCAACCTGAATTGGCCCTTGATTCGCTATCAGTCTG TACTACACTTTCTGGCTGGTTTAACATGATCTCCGTTGGATTCCAAGCTGCCGCAAG CGTGAGGGTGGGTAACGAACTCGGAGCAGGAAATCCAAAATCAGCGTCCTTTTCGGTGGTGGTGGTGACAGCGATTTCTTTCATCATATCAGCTATTATAGCAATAGTGATTCTTGTACTTAGGGATGTTATCAGCTATGCCTTCACAGGGGGTGAAGTGGTTGCTGCTGCAGTTTCAGATCTTTGCCCACTGCTTGCTCTTTGTATTGTCCTCAATGGCGTCCAACCCGTCTTATCtg GGGTGGCTGTTGGATGTGGTTGGCAAGCTTTCGTGGCTTATGTAAACGTGGGTTGTTATTATGGAGTTGGCTTACCACTGGGAGCGGTTCTAGGCTTTTATTTCGACTACGGTGCCAAG GGAATATGGCTGGGAATGCTTGGTGGCACAGCCATGCAAACAGTGATTCTATTGTGGGTTACATTTAGAACGAACTGGAATAAGGAG GTGGAGGAAGCAGCCAAGAGATTGAGCAAATGGGAGGACAAGAAGGAGGAAGCACTAGACTGA
- the LOC108334146 gene encoding glutamate receptor 3.7, whose amino-acid sequence MKKFMVLHLVTWIWICGVAHCTTPASVNIGAVFAFDSVIGRVAKEAMEMAVSDVKEDPTVLNGTELNLIMKDAMCNAFLGSIGAFQVLEKGVAAIIGPQSSAVAHTISQIADALQVPLVSYAATDPTLSSLQFPFFIRSTQSDLAQMTAMADLIDFNGWKEVIVVFLDDDYGRNGVSALSDELEKRRLKISYKLPLSIKFDPDEITTLLNQSKLFGPRVYVIHANPDPSLRIFSIAHKLQMMAKDYVWLVTDWLSATLDSLSPVNRTSFSVLQGVVGLRQHILDSRKKRDFVSRWMKRQKDGLTNTSLNSYGFSAYDTVWAIALSIDKFLKVNNFTFMLHDNYKLSHTEGIGVQLDKLKVFTGGSDLVKILLQSNFTGVSGQVLFNSDRNIVSGGYDIININQLGISRVGFWSNNSGFSVVPPETLKKRAHSRFSKDQKLDNITWPGGKTDRPRGWVIADNTKPLRIGVPKRASFVEFVTEVPTSHEIRGYCIDVFKKALEFIPYEVPYVFKPFGNGKANPNYDELVKMVADNVYDAVVGDIAIVTNRTRIVDFSQPFASSSLVIVAPINKSGSSAWVFLKPFTADMWCATAASFLVIGTVIWILEHRVNNDFRGPPKKQIVTMLMFSLSTLFKKNQEDTVSSLSKMVMIVWLFLLMVITASYTASLTSILTVEQLSSPITGIESLIASSWPIGYQVGSFAYSYLADNLYISKSRLVSLGSPEEYALALQKGPSDGGVGAIVDELPYVELFLSKETDFGIIGQPFARNSWGFAFQRESPFAFDMSTAILRLSENGDLHRIQERWFCKMGCPEERTSNSKPDQLHLISFWGLYLSCGVVSLAALVLFLLRMIRQYARFKKKKKDIASSSSEQPSGSHCSQVVVNFFNFIDEKEEAIKKMFAPSDNHHNPN is encoded by the exons ATGAAGAAATTCATGGTTTTGCACCTTGTGACATGGATTTGGATATGTGGTGTTGCTCACTGCACAACGCCTGCCAGTGTGAACATTGGTGCGGTTTTTGCTTTCGATTCGGTCATAGGTAGAGTTGCGAAGGAAGCTATGGAAATGGCCGTTTCTGATGTCAAAGAGGACCCCACAGTTCTTAACGGAACTGAACTCAACTTGATAATGAAGGATGCCATGTGCAATGCTTTTCTGGGATCAATTGGAG CTTTTCAGGTACTTGAGAAAGGGGTTGCAGCCATCATTGGTCCCCAGTCATCCGCTGTAGCTCACACGATTTCTCAAATTGCTGATGCTCTCCAAGTTCCTCTTGTTTCATATGCTGCCACTGATCCAACCTTGTCCTCCCTCCAGTTTCCTTTCTTTATTCGTTCTACGCAAAGTGACTTGGCACAAATGACTGCAATGGCTGATCTTATTGACTTTAATGGATGGAAAGAGGTCATTGTTGTATTCTTAGACGATGATTATGGAAGAAATGGAGTATCTGCtttgagtgatgaacttgaaaaaaGGAGATTGAAAATTTCTTATAAACTTCCTTTGAGTATTAAGTTTGATCCGGATGAAATCACCACCTTACTCAATCAATCTAAATTGTTTGGTCCTCGTGTGTATGTTATTCATGCCAACCCTGATCCGAGCTTGAGAATTTTTTCTATTGCTCATAAACTTCAAATGATGGCCAAGGATTACGTGTGGCTTGTCACGGATTGGCTCTCAGCTACACTAGATTCATTATCCCCAGTGAATCGAACCTCTTTCAGTGTTCTCCAAGGGGTTGTTGGTCTTCGTCAACACATTTTGGATTCCCGAAAAAAGAGAGATTTTGTTTCTCGGTGGATGAAAAGGCAAAAAGATGGATTGACAAATACTAGTCTGAACTCCTATGGATTTTCTGCTTATGACACGGTTTGGGCAATTGCACTTTCAATTGATAAATTCCtcaaagtaaataattttaccTTCATGCTTCATGATAACTATAAGCTATCTCATACAGAAGGAATTGGCGTTCAGCTTGACAAACTCAAAGTCTTCACTGGTGGATCTGATCTGGTCAAGATATTATTACAATCAAATTTTACTGGTGTGAGTGGTCAAGTTCTGTTTAATTCTGACAGAAATATTGTGAGTGGTGGTTATGATATTATCAATATCAATCAGTTGGGAATTTCTAGGGTTGGTTTTTGGTCTAATAATTCTGGATTTTCAGTTGTACCCCCTGAGACTCTTAAAAAAAGGGCACACAGCAGGTTTTCCAAAGATCAGAAGCTTGACAACATTACTTGGCCTGGTGGAAAGACAGATCGACCACGTGGCTGGGTGATTGCTGACAATACCAAGCCACTGAGAATTGGAGTGCCAAAAAGAGCAagttttgttgaatttgtaacTGAAGTGCCAACTAGTCATGAAATTCGGGGGTATTGCATCGATGTGTTCAAGAAAGCCCTAGAATTTATTCCATATGAAGTTCCCTATGTATTCAAGCCTTTCGGCAATGGTAAAGCAAATCCCAATTATGACGAACTTGTGAAAATGGTTGCTGATAAT GTATATGATGCTGTTGTTGGAGACATTGCAATTGTGACAAACCGTACAAGGATTGTGGATTTTTCTCAGCCTTTTGCATCATCTAGCCTTGTCATAGTGGCTCCTATCAACAAATCAGGATCAAGTGCTTGGGTGTTCCTCAAACCATTTACAGCAGATATGTGGTGTGCTACGGCTGCCTCATTTTTGGTGATTGGAACTGTTATATGGATTCTTGAGCACCGAGTCAATAATGACTTCCGTGGTCCTCCTAAGAAGCAAATTGTAACAATGTTAAT GTTCAGTCTCTCAACCCTGTTTAAGAAAAATC AGGAAGATACCGTAAGCTCCCTTTCTAAAATGGTGATGATAGTCTGGCTTTTTCTGTTGATGGTGATCACGGCTAGCTATACAGCAAGCTTGACTTCAATTCTTACAGTGGAGCAGCTTTCATCGCCCATCACAGGAATCGAGAGCTTGATTGCAAGTAGCTGGCCTATAGGGTACCAAGTGGGGTCATTTGCTTACAGCTATCTGGCAGATAatctttatatttcaaaatcaaGGCTTGTTTCATTAGGCTCCCCTGAGGAATATGCTTTAGCACTGCAGAAGGGACCTTCTGATGGAGGGGTGGGAGCTATTGTAGATGAGCTTCCGTATGTTGAGTTATTTCTGTCAAAAGAAACTGATTTTGGTATCATTGGACAGCCATTCGCAAGAAACAGTTGGGGATTT GCTTTTCAAAGAGAATCTCCTTTTGCCTTTGACATGTCTACAGCAATTTTGAGACTTTCTGAGAATGGGGATCTTCATAGGATACAGGAGAGGTGGTTCTGTAAAATGGGCTGTCCTGAAGAAAGGACAAGCAACTCCAAGCCTGACCAGCTTCACTTGATTAGCTTTTGGGGCCTGTATCTTTCATGTGGTGTTGTCTCTCTTGCTGCACTCGTTTTGTTTCTGCTGCGAATGATTCGACAATACGCCCGcttcaaaaaaaagaaaaaggatattGCTTCTTCGTCCTCAGAACAACCATCAGGCAGTCACTGTTCCCAGGTTGTTGTTAACTTCTTTAACTTCATTGATGAGAAGGAAGAGGCCATCAAGAAAATGTTCGCTCCATCTGACAATCATCACAACCCCAACTGA